A portion of the Chromobacterium sp. IIBBL 290-4 genome contains these proteins:
- a CDS encoding NAD-dependent epimerase/dehydratase family protein, producing MKILLLGARGFIGRRVAAALRRQGYPLLTPSRAELDLTCPGPAWTDWLDGVAAIVNMAGLLRERREGELEAAHHFGPAHLAGLARRLGVRRWVQLSALGASEEADTLFLASKGRGDAALLASGLDVAVVRPSLVYGDDGASSRLLLALSRLPFWPLPEGGAQRVRPVAADEVAEGLRKLVEGEVCGVVDFVGAEEAALADYLRQLRRMQGISSPPRVWSMPSRLADGLAACGARVPGSLLDADSLRMLRQGSTADPAAFAALLGRQPLSFRQFGEVA from the coding sequence ATGAAAATCCTGCTACTGGGCGCTCGCGGCTTTATCGGACGGAGAGTGGCCGCAGCTTTGCGCCGCCAAGGCTATCCGCTGTTGACGCCATCCCGAGCCGAGCTTGATCTGACTTGTCCGGGACCCGCTTGGACGGACTGGCTGGATGGCGTGGCGGCGATCGTCAATATGGCTGGCCTGCTGCGGGAGCGCCGGGAGGGCGAGCTGGAGGCTGCGCATCATTTCGGTCCGGCGCATCTGGCTGGTTTGGCGAGGCGGCTAGGCGTGCGCCGCTGGGTGCAGCTGTCGGCTTTGGGCGCGTCGGAGGAGGCCGACACCTTGTTTCTGGCCAGCAAGGGGCGAGGGGACGCGGCCTTGCTCGCCAGCGGCCTGGATGTCGCCGTCGTCCGCCCCTCGCTGGTGTATGGCGATGATGGCGCTAGCAGCCGCCTGCTGTTGGCCTTGTCCCGCTTGCCGTTCTGGCCGCTGCCCGAGGGCGGCGCGCAAAGAGTGAGGCCCGTGGCGGCGGACGAGGTTGCCGAAGGGCTGCGCAAATTGGTGGAGGGAGAGGTTTGCGGCGTGGTGGACTTTGTCGGGGCGGAGGAGGCCGCGTTGGCAGACTACTTGCGGCAATTGCGCCGCATGCAGGGCATCAGCTCGCCGCCGCGGGTATGGTCCATGCCCAGCCGCTTGGCCGATGGTTTGGCCGCATGCGGCGCGCGCGTGCCGGGCAGCTTGCTGGATGCCGACAGCCTGCGCATGCTGCGCCAGGGCTCCACCGCGGACCCGGCCGCTTTCGCCGCGTTGCTTGGCCGCCAGCCGCTGTCGTTCAGGCAG